In the Sebastes fasciatus isolate fSebFas1 chromosome 20, fSebFas1.pri, whole genome shotgun sequence genome, one interval contains:
- the daglb gene encoding diacylglycerol lipase-beta, protein MPGILVFGRRWGIASDDLVFPGCVELFVRVLWWIGTMVLFTYHKGHFDCNGRGVLHSYLVGLLVVLALIILSLCAIVYVSAQGTITNPGPRRSIPALVYLRALLYVPELVWACLGAVWVSDDSRGCDPATVGVVITAVVASWIILLFTGLGVMFVFDPLGNPRPQPAAMEPLGVRDQQSTEGAQFLSTARSMAIKVWESRLRLMCCCLPQDDSHRAAFSGIAQLVSGFFSDTDLVPSDIAAGLALLHQEQDKMEQSRDPDVVVDHSPSSPIGEDLEAELEKAAHCMQFAAAAYGWPLYVYSNPLTGPCKLSGDCCRSQAAEYEIVGGDHLGCHFSSILQSTGLQYRDFIYVSFHNQIYEIPFYVALDHKREAVLVAVRGTLSLRDVLTDLSAECENLPIEGVSGACYAHKGMCQAAGYIYKKLVNDGILNQAFSIAPEYKLVITGHSLGAGTASLLAILLRNSYPTLQCYSFSPPGGLLSKALADYSKDFVVSVVLGKDLVPRLSIPNMEDLKRRILKIVSNCNKPKYRILLQGCWYELFGGDPDDFPTEMDNRREEELSQPLLGEESLIIRHSSSYQSLASDDSPAHTAAHLPLFLPGRILHITEDGPSRRSCFSQVRYRADWSNEMAFRSILISPRMLADHMPDILLRSLNSLTSDRPYVLCPSSLNNSQHSSI, encoded by the exons ATGCCTGGGATCCTGGTGTTTGGTCGGCGGTGGGGGATCGCCAGTGACGACCTGGTTTTCCCCGGCTGCGTTGAGCTGTTCGTCCGTGTACTATG GTGGATCGGCACCATGGTCCTGTTCACCTACCACAAGGGTCATTTTGATTGTAATGGCAGAGGAGTTCTCCACAGCTACCTGGTTGGACTGCTGGTTGTGCTCGCACTCATCATCCTGTCACTGTGTGCCATTGTCTACGTCAGTGCCCAAG GTACCATCACAAACCCTGGCCCGCGGCGCTCCATCCCTGCACTGGTGTACCTGCGAGCCCTCCTGTACGTCCCTGAGCTGGTGTGGGCCTGTCTGGGAGCCGTCTGGGTGTCTGATGACAGCCGGGGCTGCGATCCTGCCACAGTGGGTGTTGTCATCACAGCGGTGGTTGCCAG CTGGATCATCCTGCTGTTCACTGGGCTGGGCGTGATGTTTGTGTTCGACCCGCTGGGCAACCCCCGTCCTCAGCCTGCCGCCATGGAGCCGCTGGGAGTGAGAGACCAGCAGAGCACCGAGGGCGCCCAGTTCCTCTCCACGGCTCGCTCCATGGCCATCAAGGTGTGGGAGAGCAGGCTTCGGCTGATGTGCTGCTGTCTGCCGCAGGACGACAGCCACCGAGCGGCATTCTCCGGCATCGCACAGCTCGTCAGTGGATTCTTCTCC GACACAGACCTGGTCCCCAGTGACATAGCAGCTGGTTTGGCTCTGCTGCACCAGGAGCAGGACAAGATGGAGCAAAGTAGAGACCCAGACGTCGTGGTCGATCACAGCCCGTCCTCTCCCATT GGAGAAGATTTGGAGGCGGAGCTGGAGAAAGCAGCTCACTGTATGCAGTTTGCTGCAGCAGCTTATGGCTGGCCGTTGTACGTTTACTCTAACCCCCTCACTGGGCCCTGCAAACTCAGTGGAGACTG CTGTAGGAGTCAGGCAGCCGAGTATGAAATCGTTGGAGGAGATCACCTCGGCTGTCATTTTTCATCCATCCTGCAAAGTACCGGCTTGCAGTACAGAGACTTCATCTACGTCAGCTTCCACAACCAG ATCTATGAGATCCCCTTCTACGTGGCTCTGGATCACAAGAGAGAGGCTGTTCTGGTGGCTGTCAGAGGAACGCTGTCACTCAGG GATGTCCTAACAGACCTGTCCGCTGAATGTGAGAACCTGCCTATAGAGGGAGTGTCTGGAGCCTGCTACGCTCACAAG GGGATGTGCCAGGCAGCGGGTTACATCTACAAGAAGCTGGTCAATGACGGCATCCTGAACCAGGCTTTCTCCATCGCACCG GAGTATAAACTGGTCATCACCGGTCACAGTCTGGGTGCCGGCACAGCGTCACTGCTTGCTATCCTCTTGCGCAACTCCTACCCCACCCTGCAGTGCTACTCGTTCTCTCCACCAGGGGGCCTCCTGAG TAAAGCCTTAGCTGATTACTCCAAGGACTTCGTGGTCTCTGTTGTGCTGGGGAAGGATCTGGTTCCCAG ATTGAGCATTCCCAATATGGAGGATCTGAAGAGAAGGATTCTGAAAATCGTTTCAAACTGCAATAAGCCCAAG TACCGCATCCTGCTGCAGGGATGTTGGTACGAGCTGTTTGGAGGAGACCCGGATGACTTTCCCACTGAGATGGACaacaggagggaggaggagctcAGCCAGCCACTGTTGGGGGAGGAATCACTGATAATTCGCCACTCATCATCCTATCAGAGCCTGGCATCAGATGACTCACCTGCCCACACCGCTGCCCACTTACCTCTCTTCCTGCCCGGACGCATTCTGCATATCACAGAAGACGGGCCGTCACGGAG ATCCTGTTTTTCCCAGGTGCGGTACCGTGCAGACTGGTCCAATGAGATGGCGTTCAGGAGTATTCTGATCAGCCCCAGGATGCTTGCAGACCACATGCCCGACATTCTGCTCCGATCACTCAACAGCCTGACCAGCGACAGGCCCTACGTCCTCTGCCCGTCGTCTTTAAACAACAGCCAGCACAGCTCTATCTGA
- the mrpl58 gene encoding large ribosomal subunit protein mL62: MAAHIARRCYLLCRSAVNVMPQRVQLTRDINNTLQQSVGYGTRGTDSTQDVQVHIPVDRLTVSYSRSGGPGGQHVNKVNTKAEVRFHVQTADWIPEDVRQNIFEKNRNRINKAGELLVTSELSRSQHRNLSDCIQKISAIIAEASEKPREPTAEDIALRAARLNKGNKERLKQKKIHSATKTSRRVDFE, translated from the exons ATGGCGGCGCACATAGCACGACGTTGTTATTTACTTTGTCGTAGTGCAGTAAACGTGATGCCACAGCGAGTACAACTAACAAGAGACATTAACAACACGTTACAGCAGAGTGTTGGTTACGGGACCCGAGGAACAGACAGCACACAG GACGTCCAAGTACACATTCCAGTgg ACCGCCTGACGGTATCTTACAGCAGAAGCGGTGGTCCTGGTGGTCAGCATGTCAATAAAG TCAACACAAAAGCAGAGGTCCGCTTCCATGTGCAAACAGCAGACTGGATCCCAGAAGATGTCCGACAGAATATCTTTGAAAAG aACAGAAACCGCATCAATAAGGCCGGGGAGCTGCTGGTGACCTCAGAGCTGAGCAGGAGTCAGCACAGAAACCTGTCTGATTGTATACAGAAGATTTCAGCCATCATAGCTGAGGCCAGCGAGAAGCCACGGGAACCAACAGCAGAGGACATAGCTCTTAGGGCAGCCAG GTTAAATAAGGGGAACAAGGAGCGACTCAAACAGAAGAAGATCCATTCAGCTACAAAGACGAGCAGACGAGTGGATTTTGAATGA